One genomic segment of Caldimonas brevitalea includes these proteins:
- the wrbA gene encoding NAD(P)H:quinone oxidoreductase, which translates to MAKVLVLYYSSYGHVEQLAHALAEGARSTGATADVKRVPETVPEEIARNAHFRLDQKAPIATVAELEAYDAIVVGSPTRYGRIASQMAAFLDQTGGLWVRGALNGKVGAAFTSTASQHGGQETTLFSIITNLLHFGMIVVGLPYSHQGQMSMTEIVGGAPYGATTIAAGDGSRQPSEIELAGARHQGELVAKTAAKLFG; encoded by the coding sequence ATGGCCAAAGTCCTGGTTCTCTATTACTCGTCCTACGGTCACGTGGAGCAGCTGGCGCACGCCCTCGCCGAAGGCGCGCGCAGCACCGGCGCCACCGCGGACGTCAAACGCGTGCCCGAAACCGTGCCCGAGGAGATCGCCCGCAACGCCCACTTCAGGCTCGACCAGAAGGCGCCGATCGCCACGGTCGCCGAGCTGGAGGCCTACGACGCGATCGTCGTCGGCTCGCCCACCCGGTATGGCCGCATCGCTTCGCAGATGGCGGCCTTCCTCGACCAGACCGGTGGGCTGTGGGTGCGCGGCGCGCTGAACGGCAAGGTCGGGGCCGCCTTCACGTCCACCGCCAGTCAGCACGGCGGCCAGGAAACCACGCTGTTTTCGATCATCACCAATCTGCTGCACTTCGGCATGATCGTCGTCGGCTTGCCGTACAGCCACCAAGGTCAGATGAGCATGACCGAGATCGTCGGCGGCGCGCCTTACGGTGCCACCACGATTGCCGCGGGCGACGGCTCGCGGCAACCCAGCGAGATCGAGCTGGCAGGTGCTCGACATCAAGGTGAGCTGGTGGCCAAGACCGCGGCCAAGCTGTTCGGGTGA
- a CDS encoding DUF1289 domain-containing protein, with protein sequence MPILITASPCIGTCKSNKRGICKGCGRTDREIERWKSLSAENRHDINMRLLATQGKQVRQKLLKPIARTAEQDGLA encoded by the coding sequence ATGCCGATCTTGATCACTGCCAGTCCCTGCATCGGAACGTGCAAGAGCAACAAGCGGGGGATCTGCAAAGGGTGTGGCCGCACCGACCGCGAGATCGAGCGATGGAAATCGCTGTCGGCCGAGAACCGCCACGACATCAACATGCGGTTGTTGGCCACGCAGGGCAAGCAGGTGCGCCAAAAGCTGCTGAAGCCCATCGCCAGGACGGCGGAGCAAGACGGCCTGGCCTGA
- a CDS encoding alpha/beta fold hydrolase, with protein MNDGWFDGFEARHHEVGGLHIYARTGGHRQGPPVLLLHGFPQTHVMWHRVARHLAERFWLVMPDLRGYGDTDTPVSDRDHLAYSKRTMAADMLGLMRSLGHDRFSVVGHDRGGRVAHRLALDHPEAVAKLCVIDIAPTLDMYESTDMRFASAYYHWFHLIQPTPLPERMLGGDPRFYLHWTLGGWGATGLAHLESQALGEYERCFCRAESLHAICEDYRASAGVDLEHDRASRAAGQRVTCPLQLITGERGVVERLFDPVALWQAQCNGEVQAVRLPAGHFVPEEAPGATADALLRFL; from the coding sequence ATGAACGACGGATGGTTCGACGGTTTCGAGGCGCGCCACCACGAGGTCGGCGGGCTGCACATCTACGCTCGCACCGGGGGGCACCGGCAGGGGCCTCCGGTGCTGCTGCTACACGGTTTTCCGCAAACGCATGTGATGTGGCACCGGGTGGCACGACACCTCGCCGAGCGCTTCTGGCTGGTGATGCCCGACCTGCGCGGCTACGGCGACACCGATACGCCCGTCAGCGACCGGGACCACCTCGCCTACAGCAAGCGGACCATGGCGGCCGACATGCTCGGGCTGATGCGCTCGCTGGGACACGACCGGTTCTCGGTGGTCGGACACGACCGCGGCGGACGGGTGGCGCATCGGCTGGCACTCGACCATCCTGAGGCGGTTGCCAAGCTGTGCGTGATCGACATCGCGCCCACGCTCGACATGTACGAGTCCACCGACATGCGCTTTGCCAGCGCCTACTACCACTGGTTCCACCTGATTCAGCCGACGCCACTGCCCGAGCGCATGCTGGGCGGCGACCCGCGCTTCTACCTGCACTGGACGCTGGGCGGCTGGGGAGCGACGGGGCTGGCGCACCTCGAGTCGCAAGCGCTGGGAGAGTACGAAAGGTGCTTCTGCCGGGCCGAGTCGCTCCACGCCATCTGTGAAGACTACCGGGCCAGTGCCGGCGTCGACCTGGAACACGATCGGGCGTCACGTGCGGCAGGCCAACGTGTCACTTGTCCACTGCAACTGATCACAGGCGAGCGGGGCGTGGTCGAGCGCCTGTTCGATCCGGTGGCCCTGTGGCAGGCGCAATGCAATGGCGAGGTGCAGGCGGTGCGTTTGCCAGCCGGGCACTTCGTGCCGGAGGAAGCCCCCGGCGCGACCGCGGACGCACTGCTGCGGTTTCTCTAA
- the cyoD gene encoding cytochrome o ubiquinol oxidase subunit IV, with product MTNPKPHHDHGHDDHDDAGYHATVKGYVTGFLLSVVLTAIPFWLVMGKVLSTPGATALVILGFAAVQIIVHMVYFLHLNSKVEGGWSMLALIFTVAVVVIMLAGSIWVMYHLNTNMMPVHDMRNMP from the coding sequence ATGACGAACCCCAAGCCGCACCACGATCACGGCCACGATGACCATGACGACGCCGGCTACCACGCCACCGTCAAAGGCTATGTGACCGGCTTTCTGCTGTCGGTGGTGCTGACCGCCATCCCGTTCTGGCTGGTGATGGGCAAGGTGTTGTCGACGCCGGGCGCCACCGCGCTGGTGATCCTCGGCTTCGCGGCGGTGCAGATCATCGTCCACATGGTGTATTTCCTGCACCTCAACAGCAAGGTGGAAGGCGGATGGTCGATGCTGGCGCTGATCTTCACCGTCGCGGTGGTGGTGATCATGCTGGCCGGCTCGATCTGGGTGATGTACCACCTCAACACCAACATGATGCCGGTGCACGACATGCGCAACATGCCCTGA
- the cyoB gene encoding cytochrome o ubiquinol oxidase subunit I produces the protein MLDHQRPDHPLLGRLGWDAIPLHDPILLATFVAVALGGAALLGGLTYYRLWGTLWRDWITSIDHKKIGIMYMVLGLVMLLRGFADAIMMRAQQAIAFGDSAGFLPPHHYDQIFTAHGVIMIFFVAMPLVTGFMNYIVPLQIGARDVAFPFLNNFSFWMTASGAVLVMMSLFVGEFARTGWLAYPPLSGILQSPGVGVDYYLWSLQIAGVGTTLSGINLIATIIKMRAPGMTMMKMPVFTWTSLCTNVLIVAAFPVLTAVLALLSLDRYVDTNFFTNDLGGNAMMYVNLIWIWGHPEVYILVLPVFGIFSEVVSTFSRKKLFGYASMVYATVVITILSYLVWLHHFFTMGSGASVNSFFGITTMIISIPTGAKIFNWLFTMYRGRIRFEVPMLWTVGFMVTFVIGGMTGVLLAVPPADFVLHNSLFLIAHFHNVIIGGVLFGLFAGITYWYPKAFGYKLDPFWGKVSFWCWLIGFYLAFMPLYVLGLMGVTRRMSQFEDPSLQIWFQIAALGAGVIAVGIAAFIIQLVVSYRRREQLRDHTGDPWDGRTLEWSTASPPPDYNFAFTPIVHDNDAWFDMKNRGHERPVTGFKAIHMPKNTAAGFVIAVLSTVCGFALIWHIWWLAGLSFAATLLATIVHTFNYKRDYYIPAEQVARTEGERTQALAALA, from the coding sequence GGACGCGATTCCGCTCCACGACCCCATCCTGCTGGCCACCTTCGTGGCCGTTGCGCTCGGTGGTGCCGCCCTGCTGGGCGGGCTGACCTACTACCGCCTGTGGGGCACCTTGTGGCGCGACTGGATCACCAGCATCGACCACAAGAAGATCGGCATCATGTACATGGTGCTGGGCCTGGTGATGCTGCTGCGCGGCTTTGCCGACGCCATCATGATGCGTGCCCAGCAGGCCATCGCCTTCGGGGATTCCGCCGGATTCTTGCCGCCGCACCACTACGACCAGATCTTCACGGCCCACGGCGTGATCATGATCTTCTTCGTCGCGATGCCGCTGGTCACCGGCTTCATGAACTACATCGTGCCGCTGCAGATCGGCGCGCGCGACGTGGCGTTTCCGTTCCTGAACAACTTCAGTTTCTGGATGACGGCCAGCGGCGCGGTACTGGTGATGATGTCGCTGTTCGTCGGCGAGTTCGCGCGCACCGGCTGGCTGGCCTATCCGCCGCTGTCGGGCATCTTGCAGAGCCCGGGGGTGGGGGTGGACTACTACCTGTGGTCCTTGCAGATTGCGGGGGTGGGCACGACGCTGTCGGGCATCAACCTGATCGCCACCATCATCAAGATGCGCGCGCCCGGCATGACGATGATGAAGATGCCGGTGTTCACCTGGACCTCGCTGTGCACCAACGTGCTGATCGTGGCGGCCTTCCCGGTGCTGACCGCCGTGCTGGCGCTGCTGTCGCTCGACCGTTACGTCGACACCAACTTCTTCACCAACGATCTTGGCGGCAACGCCATGATGTACGTGAACCTGATCTGGATCTGGGGCCACCCCGAGGTCTACATCCTGGTGCTGCCAGTGTTCGGCATCTTCTCGGAGGTGGTGTCCACCTTCAGCCGCAAGAAGCTGTTCGGTTATGCCTCGATGGTGTACGCGACGGTGGTCATCACCATCCTGTCCTACCTGGTCTGGCTGCACCACTTCTTTACGATGGGCTCCGGTGCCAGCGTGAACTCCTTCTTCGGCATCACGACGATGATCATTTCGATCCCGACCGGGGCCAAGATCTTCAACTGGTTGTTCACGATGTACCGCGGCCGCATCCGCTTCGAGGTGCCGATGCTGTGGACCGTCGGTTTCATGGTCACCTTCGTGATCGGCGGCATGACGGGTGTGCTGCTGGCGGTGCCGCCGGCCGACTTCGTGCTGCACAACAGCCTGTTCCTGATCGCGCACTTCCACAACGTGATCATCGGCGGCGTGCTGTTCGGCCTGTTCGCCGGCATCACCTACTGGTACCCGAAGGCCTTCGGCTACAAGCTCGACCCGTTCTGGGGCAAAGTTTCGTTCTGGTGCTGGCTGATCGGCTTCTATCTCGCCTTCATGCCGCTGTACGTGCTGGGCCTGATGGGCGTGACGCGTCGCATGAGCCAGTTCGAAGACCCGTCGCTGCAGATCTGGTTCCAGATCGCCGCACTGGGTGCGGGCGTGATCGCGGTGGGCATCGCCGCCTTCATCATCCAGCTGGTGGTGAGCTACCGCCGCCGCGAGCAGCTGCGTGACCACACCGGCGACCCGTGGGACGGCCGCACGCTGGAATGGTCGACCGCCTCGCCGCCGCCCGACTACAACTTCGCCTTCACGCCCATCGTGCACGACAACGACGCCTGGTTCGACATGAAGAACCGCGGCCACGAGCGTCCGGTGACCGGCTTCAAGGCCATCCACATGCCCAAGAACACGGCGGCCGGCTTCGTGATCGCGGTGCTGTCCACGGTCTGCGGTTTCGCGCTGATCTGGCACATCTGGTGGCTGGCGGGCCTGTCGTTCGCGGCGACGCTGCTGGCGACCATCGTCCACACCTTCAACTACAAGCGCGACTACTACATCCCGGCGGAACAGGTGGCGCGTACCGAGGGCGAGCGCACCCAAGCGCTTGCCGCCCTGGCCTGA
- a CDS encoding ATP-binding protein — MYPDPPLAPEPAPPLTEVGQAPERLAGHKNLLQLIQLRWLAVAGQLATILTVEWALDVGLPLVEMLTLLGALVLFNLVCWLRGRAAWAVSNGELFAGLLVDVAVLTGQLFYAGGVTNPFIYLYLLQVAVGSVLLKSRYTWAMVGLTSVCFVALTQWYRPLVLPGMGSPALSSHYVGGLWICFMLNATLLVIFIGRIGRNLRQRDARLADLRQRAAEEEHIVRMGLLASGAAHELGTPLATLSVILGDWSRMAPFAAEPELREEIEEMQVQLQRCKTIVSGILLSAGEARGDAPAQTTLHAFLDELVAQWRSTRPVEELRYEREGVPDLPIISDSALKQMIGNVLDNALEASPDAPLSLQVQAEDGTLVLRVQDQGPGFAEAMLARFGKPYQSSKGRPGGGLGLFLSVNVARSLGGQIAARNLPEGGAEVVIRLPLAALVSTHSHGQVAAGWPGDGRKPDGA; from the coding sequence GTGTACCCCGACCCACCCTTAGCGCCCGAGCCCGCCCCCCCGCTGACGGAAGTCGGCCAGGCGCCGGAGCGCCTGGCAGGGCACAAAAATCTGCTGCAGCTGATCCAGTTGCGCTGGCTGGCGGTGGCCGGCCAGCTGGCCACCATCCTGACGGTGGAGTGGGCCCTGGACGTCGGCCTGCCGCTGGTCGAGATGCTGACCCTGCTCGGCGCCCTGGTGCTGTTCAACCTGGTCTGCTGGCTGCGCGGCCGGGCCGCCTGGGCCGTGAGCAACGGCGAGCTGTTCGCCGGTTTGCTGGTCGACGTCGCGGTGCTGACCGGTCAGCTCTTCTACGCCGGCGGCGTGACCAACCCGTTCATCTATCTGTACCTGCTGCAGGTCGCGGTGGGCTCGGTGCTGCTCAAGTCGCGCTACACCTGGGCCATGGTGGGGCTGACGAGTGTGTGTTTCGTCGCGTTGACGCAGTGGTACCGGCCCCTGGTGCTGCCTGGCATGGGCTCGCCCGCCTTGTCTTCGCACTATGTCGGCGGGCTGTGGATCTGCTTCATGCTGAATGCCACGCTGCTGGTCATCTTCATCGGCCGCATCGGCCGCAACCTGCGCCAGCGCGACGCCCGCCTGGCCGATCTGCGCCAGCGCGCGGCCGAAGAGGAGCACATCGTGCGCATGGGGCTGCTGGCCTCGGGGGCCGCGCATGAACTGGGCACGCCGCTCGCGACGCTGTCGGTGATCCTCGGCGACTGGTCGCGCATGGCGCCCTTCGCTGCCGAGCCGGAGCTGCGCGAAGAGATCGAGGAGATGCAGGTGCAGCTGCAGCGCTGCAAGACCATCGTCAGCGGTATCCTGCTGTCGGCCGGCGAAGCGCGCGGCGATGCACCGGCCCAGACCACGCTGCATGCCTTCCTCGACGAACTGGTGGCGCAGTGGCGCAGCACCCGCCCGGTCGAAGAGCTCCGCTACGAACGCGAAGGTGTGCCCGACCTGCCGATCATCTCGGACTCGGCGCTCAAGCAGATGATCGGCAATGTGCTCGACAATGCGCTGGAAGCGAGCCCCGACGCGCCGCTGAGCTTGCAGGTGCAGGCCGAAGACGGCACGCTGGTGCTGCGGGTGCAGGACCAGGGCCCCGGGTTCGCCGAGGCGATGCTGGCACGCTTCGGCAAGCCCTACCAGTCGAGCAAGGGCCGGCCCGGCGGCGGTCTGGGACTGTTCCTGTCGGTCAACGTGGCCCGCTCCCTGGGCGGGCAGATCGCGGCACGCAACCTGCCCGAGGGCGGCGCCGAGGTGGTGATCCGCCTGCCACTGGCCGCGCTGGTGTCGACCCACAGCCATGGGCAGGTCGCGGCGGGGTGGCCAGGTGACGGAAGGAAGCCGGATGGAGCTTGA
- a CDS encoding phosphocholine-specific phospholipase C has protein sequence MTALERRALLKLIGTASLTGAVPPSIARALAVPAHRRTGTLKDVEHIIILTQENRSFDHYFGTLRGVRGYADPRAVKLRSGKPVWYQPHGSGELLPFRPPVEDVGRTFLQDPPHGWNDTHAAWNGGQHDGWVPHKGTVAMTYHTRQDLPYHFALADAFTVCDAYHCSLMGPTDPNRYHLWSGWVGNDGSGGGPVIDNAELGYHWSTYPERLQRAGITWKVYQDIGVGLNAAGSWGWTRDPYIGNYGDNSLLYFHQYQNAQPGTPLADRAKTGTRVETLGRDPARLLDDFREDVRHGRLPQVSWIAAPEAYTEHPNFPADYGAWYLSQVIDILASHPEVFSKTVLFIHYDEEGGFFDHVVPPTPPLSSAHGASTVDTTHEIYPGDPVHAKAPYGLGMRVPMLVVSPWSKGGWVNSEVFDHTSLIRFLEARFADQHPGLVETNITPWRRAVVGDLTSAFDFSARETHPVRLPDTQNLRPSDLERHDDYALTAPRQQRLPEQERGVRPARALPYVPHVHGWLHPLQGTFHLEFGNTGRAAIVYQVRSGKGAHPPRTYTVEPQRLLSGSWDVASAGASEYDLAVYGPNGFLRAFRGGVGGQHNARLGVRCLYDAGRCALALMVTNLSSRALTVQMADQYTGQRVEERLRPGEPTVKRWGLQRQHGWYDLVLTVEGDAQFRQQLAGHLETGTHSITDPAMGRVRLHD, from the coding sequence ATGACCGCTCTCGAACGCCGCGCCCTGTTGAAGCTGATCGGAACCGCCTCCCTGACCGGTGCGGTGCCGCCCAGCATTGCGCGCGCCCTCGCCGTGCCGGCCCACCGCCGCACCGGCACCCTCAAGGATGTCGAGCACATCATCATCCTGACGCAGGAGAACCGGTCGTTCGACCACTATTTCGGTACCTTGCGCGGCGTGCGCGGCTATGCCGACCCACGCGCCGTCAAGTTGCGATCGGGCAAGCCGGTCTGGTACCAGCCGCACGGCAGCGGCGAGCTGCTGCCCTTTCGCCCACCGGTCGAGGACGTCGGCCGGACCTTTCTGCAGGACCCGCCGCACGGCTGGAACGACACGCACGCCGCATGGAACGGCGGCCAGCACGACGGCTGGGTGCCGCACAAGGGCACGGTCGCGATGACCTACCACACCCGCCAGGACCTCCCCTACCACTTCGCGCTGGCCGATGCCTTCACGGTCTGCGATGCCTACCATTGCTCGCTGATGGGCCCCACCGACCCCAACCGCTACCACCTGTGGTCGGGCTGGGTCGGCAACGACGGCTCCGGGGGCGGGCCGGTGATCGACAACGCCGAGCTGGGCTACCACTGGTCGACCTACCCTGAGCGCCTGCAGCGCGCCGGCATCACGTGGAAGGTGTACCAGGACATCGGCGTCGGCTTGAACGCTGCCGGTTCCTGGGGCTGGACGCGCGACCCCTACATCGGCAACTACGGCGACAACTCGCTGCTCTACTTCCATCAATACCAGAACGCCCAGCCCGGCACGCCGCTGGCGGACCGCGCCAAGACCGGCACCCGGGTGGAGACGCTGGGCCGCGACCCGGCTCGGCTGCTCGACGACTTCCGAGAGGACGTGCGCCATGGCCGGCTGCCGCAAGTCTCGTGGATCGCCGCACCTGAGGCGTATACCGAACATCCGAACTTTCCGGCCGACTACGGCGCGTGGTACCTCTCGCAAGTCATCGACATCCTGGCATCCCACCCGGAAGTCTTCAGCAAGACGGTGCTGTTCATCCACTACGACGAGGAGGGCGGCTTCTTCGACCACGTCGTGCCGCCGACGCCGCCGTTGTCGTCCGCACACGGCGCGTCCACCGTCGACACCACCCACGAGATCTACCCCGGCGACCCGGTGCACGCAAAGGCCCCCTATGGCCTCGGCATGCGCGTGCCGATGCTGGTCGTCTCCCCCTGGAGCAAAGGTGGATGGGTCAACTCGGAGGTGTTCGACCACACCTCGCTGATCCGCTTCCTGGAGGCGCGCTTCGCCGACCAGCACCCCGGCCTGGTCGAAACCAACATCACGCCCTGGCGGCGCGCGGTGGTGGGCGACCTGACGTCGGCCTTCGACTTCAGCGCGCGCGAAACCCACCCGGTGCGGCTGCCCGACACGCAAAACCTGCGACCCTCCGACCTGGAACGGCACGACGACTACGCCTTGACGGCGCCGCGCCAACAGCGACTGCCCGAGCAGGAGCGCGGCGTGCGACCTGCGCGGGCGCTGCCCTATGTGCCGCATGTGCATGGTTGGCTCCACCCGCTCCAGGGCACCTTCCATCTGGAGTTCGGCAACACCGGGCGGGCGGCCATCGTGTACCAGGTGCGCTCGGGCAAAGGGGCGCACCCACCCCGCACGTACACGGTCGAGCCGCAGCGTTTGCTGTCGGGCAGCTGGGACGTCGCGTCCGCCGGGGCCAGCGAATACGACCTGGCGGTGTACGGCCCCAACGGCTTTCTGCGTGCCTTCCGTGGCGGGGTGGGCGGGCAGCACAACGCCCGCCTCGGCGTGCGTTGCCTCTATGACGCAGGGCGCTGCGCGTTGGCGCTGATGGTCACCAACCTCTCGTCACGTGCACTGACGGTGCAGATGGCGGATCAGTACACGGGCCAGCGTGTCGAGGAGCGGCTGCGGCCCGGCGAGCCGACCGTCAAGCGCTGGGGGCTGCAGCGTCAGCACGGCTGGTACGACCTGGTGCTGACGGTCGAAGGGGATGCGCAATTCCGCCAGCAGCTGGCCGGCCATCTCGAAACCGGCACCCACAGCATCACCGATCCGGCGATGGGGCGGGTTCGGCTGCACGACTGA
- the cyoC gene encoding cytochrome o ubiquinol oxidase subunit III codes for MLSPQTLSAVERLPRFYDHDGEHHPQQGTLLGFWLYLMSDCLIFAVLFATYAVLGRSYAAGPSGADLFDLPLVAANTALLLFSSITYGMAMIAMQHGRRNGVLAWLAVTGLLGFGFLGLELYEFNHLIHEGAGPQRSAFLSSFFALVGTHGLHVAFGIVWLVVLMLQVGKLGLIPENKRRLMCLSMFWHFLDVIWIGVFTFVYLMGVLP; via the coding sequence ATGCTCAGCCCCCAAACCCTCTCCGCAGTCGAACGCCTGCCGCGCTTCTACGACCACGACGGCGAGCACCATCCCCAGCAAGGCACGCTGCTGGGCTTCTGGCTCTACCTGATGAGCGACTGCCTCATCTTCGCCGTGCTGTTCGCCACCTACGCGGTGCTCGGGCGCAGCTATGCGGCCGGCCCGTCAGGCGCCGACCTGTTCGATCTGCCGCTGGTGGCAGCCAACACCGCCTTGCTGCTGTTCTCGTCGATCACCTATGGCATGGCGATGATCGCGATGCAGCATGGCCGCCGCAACGGCGTGCTGGCCTGGCTGGCTGTCACCGGCCTGCTCGGTTTCGGCTTCCTGGGACTGGAGCTGTACGAGTTCAACCACCTGATCCACGAGGGTGCCGGCCCGCAGCGCAGCGCCTTCCTGTCGTCCTTCTTCGCATTGGTCGGCACGCACGGGCTGCACGTGGCCTTCGGCATCGTCTGGCTGGTGGTGCTGATGCTGCAGGTGGGCAAGCTGGGGCTGATCCCCGAGAACAAGCGCCGTCTGATGTGCTTGTCGATGTTCTGGCACTTCCTGGACGTGATCTGGATCGGCGTGTTCACCTTTGTCTATCTGATGGGAGTGCTGCCATGA
- a CDS encoding SURF1 family protein, whose translation MSDSPSRPPRRRGSFVALLVAGALVFAGLLALGVWQLQRLSWKQDLIARVEQRLQAEPVAAPAPAAWPGLTRGADEYRRVRVRGHYAHQLETLVQATTELGSGYWVLTPLYSEQGYWVLVNRGFVPPERRLPTQRPAPAGPQEVVGLLRLTEPEGRLLQRNDPAAGRWYSRDVQAIALARALGQPPHAGPVAPYFIDAAADAGASTAWPRPGLTVVRFSNSHLVYALTWFTLAAMLAGAMAYLVREERRQRRVAG comes from the coding sequence GTGAGCGACTCGCCTTCCCGCCCACCCCGCCGGCGTGGCTCCTTCGTCGCGCTGCTGGTCGCCGGCGCGCTGGTGTTCGCGGGTTTGCTCGCGCTGGGCGTGTGGCAGTTGCAGCGGCTGTCATGGAAGCAGGACCTGATCGCGCGCGTCGAGCAGCGCCTGCAGGCCGAGCCGGTGGCAGCACCCGCGCCCGCCGCATGGCCAGGCCTGACCCGCGGGGCCGACGAATACCGCCGCGTTCGCGTGCGCGGCCACTACGCCCACCAGCTCGAAACTTTGGTGCAGGCCACCACCGAGCTGGGCAGCGGCTATTGGGTGCTGACCCCGCTGTACAGCGAGCAAGGCTATTGGGTGCTGGTCAACCGCGGTTTCGTGCCGCCTGAACGACGCCTGCCGACGCAGCGCCCGGCGCCGGCCGGACCGCAGGAGGTCGTCGGTCTGCTGCGCCTCACCGAGCCCGAGGGGCGCTTACTGCAGCGCAACGACCCGGCGGCCGGGCGCTGGTACTCGCGCGACGTGCAGGCGATCGCGCTCGCACGGGCGCTGGGCCAGCCGCCCCACGCCGGGCCCGTGGCGCCCTATTTCATCGACGCTGCGGCCGACGCCGGCGCCTCGACTGCCTGGCCACGGCCGGGCCTGACCGTGGTGCGGTTCAGCAACAGCCACCTCGTCTACGCCCTGACCTGGTTCACGCTGGCCGCTATGCTGGCGGGCGCCATGGCCTATCTGGTGCGCGAGGAGCGCCGTCAGCGCCGGGTCGCCGGGTGA
- a CDS encoding response regulator transcription factor, with product MELERQLLIVEDDDAFARTLVRSFERRGYQVLRAASVEDVKALLPTHQPGYAVVDLKLAGGGSGLACVQLLHAHDPDMLIVVLTGYASIATAVEAIKLGARHYLAKPANTDDIEAAFARAEGDAEVELTERTTSIKTLEWERIHETLAATGFNISETARRLGMHRRTLARKLEKQRIK from the coding sequence ATGGAGCTTGAACGCCAGTTGCTCATCGTCGAAGACGACGACGCCTTTGCCCGCACGTTGGTGCGGTCCTTCGAACGCCGCGGCTACCAGGTGCTGCGAGCGGCCAGCGTCGAGGATGTCAAGGCGCTGTTGCCCACCCACCAGCCAGGCTATGCAGTGGTGGACCTCAAGCTGGCGGGCGGGGGCTCGGGCCTCGCGTGTGTGCAGCTGCTGCATGCGCACGACCCGGACATGCTCATCGTGGTGCTGACCGGCTATGCCAGCATCGCCACCGCCGTCGAGGCCATCAAGCTGGGGGCGCGGCATTACCTGGCCAAGCCCGCCAACACCGACGATATCGAGGCGGCCTTTGCGCGTGCCGAAGGTGATGCCGAGGTGGAACTGACGGAACGCACCACGTCGATCAAGACGCTCGAATGGGAGCGCATCCACGAGACGCTCGCGGCCACCGGCTTCAACATCTCGGAGACCGCGCGGCGTTTGGGCATGCACCGCCGCACCCTGGCGCGCAAGCTCGAGAAGCAGCGCATCAAATAA